In the Salinirubrum litoreum genome, one interval contains:
- a CDS encoding LUD domain-containing protein, whose product MTSGTVATFEESLERLEVGWTHTDAAGLAGTLRTVCDDPTVGTPLPWADVTLPDWVEDDPTADDVRAAATGVTAAGIGIADYGSVVLPSTDDGSEPVSLYPETHVPVLRRSDLVEGMPEAFSWLAENVSGEGGSAIVATGPSATADMGELVKGAHGPKAVHVVVLDDADETEDPR is encoded by the coding sequence ATGACCAGTGGCACGGTTGCGACCTTCGAGGAGTCGCTCGAACGACTGGAGGTGGGCTGGACACACACCGACGCGGCGGGTCTCGCCGGGACGCTCCGGACGGTCTGTGACGATCCGACCGTCGGCACACCGCTCCCCTGGGCCGACGTGACGCTCCCCGACTGGGTCGAGGACGACCCGACCGCCGACGACGTCCGGGCGGCCGCGACGGGCGTCACGGCCGCCGGCATCGGCATCGCGGACTACGGCAGCGTCGTCCTCCCGTCGACCGACGACGGCAGCGAACCCGTCTCGCTCTACCCCGAGACGCACGTGCCGGTCCTCCGCCGGTCGGACCTCGTCGAGGGGATGCCGGAGGCGTTCTCGTGGCTGGCCGAGAACGTCTCTGGCGAGGGCGGGTCGGCCATCGTCGCCACCGGGCCGAGCGCGACCGCCGACATGGGCGAACTCGTGAAGGGTGCCCACGGACCCAAGGCGGTCCACGTCGTCGTCCTCGACGACGCCGACGAGACGGAGGATCCCCGATGA